From a single Oncorhynchus tshawytscha isolate Ot180627B linkage group LG33, Otsh_v2.0, whole genome shotgun sequence genomic region:
- the LOC112231115 gene encoding 40S ribosomal protein S14, with product MAPRKGKEKKEEQVIALGPQVAEGENVFGVCHIFASFNDTFVHVTDLSGKETICRVTGGMKVKADRDESSPYAAMLAAQDVAQRCKELGITALHIKLRATGGNRTKTPGPGAQSALRALARSGMKIGRIEDVTPIPSDSTRRKGGRRGRRL from the exons ATGGCACCTCGCAAGGGTAAGGAAAAGAAGGAAGAACAGGTCATTGCCCTGGGACCTCAGGTTGCCGAAGGCGAGAATGTCTTTGGAGTCTGCCACATCTTTGCATCCTTCAATGACACCTTCGTTCATGTCACTGACCTCTCCGGCAA GGAAACTATCTGCCGTGTGACTGGTGGTATGAAGGTAAAGGCCGACAGAGACGAATCCTCCCCCTACGCTGCCATGTTGGCCGCCCAGGATGTGGCACAGAGGTGCAAGGAGCTGGGAATCACTGCCCTGCATATTAAGCTGAGGGCCACTGGCGGTAACAG AACCAAGACCCCTGGACCAGGAGCACAGTCTGCTCTCCGTGCCCTGGCTCGTTCTGGCATGAAAATCGGACGCATCG AGGATGTCACCCCTATTCCATCAGACAGCACCCGAAGAAAGGGAGGTCGTCGTGGGCGTCGTCTGTAA